A genomic region of Bradyrhizobium sp. ORS 278 contains the following coding sequences:
- a CDS encoding TolC family outer membrane protein, with product MVGRAKEFGIGRVRAWRIGSGLILAASLVVSLAVCAPARAEDLAAALAKAYQTNPALNAERARQRATDENVPQALAGYRPQLVASLSSGLQAVRNLLPGNTIQTATLKPWTIGLTVTQTLFNGFRTANSVRMAELQVQSGREALRNVGQGILLDAVTAYTNVLANQSLVEAQKSNVAFLRETLAVTQRRLNAGDVTPTDASQAEARLSRGLSDLNAAEVNLAISQATYAQVIGMTPGQLRAADPIDRLLPRSREDAVALANKENPAVAAASFDVDAASTSIHIAEGALLPSVTLQGSVSRSRDSDQTLGTFGTDQASIVGAVTAPIYDGGTAASQTRQAKELAAQSRLVLDQVRNQTRTAVVSAWVANEGAKVAVSASEAEVKAATVALQGVSREAQGGQRTTVDVLNSQADLIQAKARLIGAQRDRVIASYTLLSAVGRLDVKNLNLNTPDYLPEVHYHQVRDAWHGLRTPSGQ from the coding sequence ATGGTGGGTCGAGCCAAAGAATTTGGCATCGGCAGGGTGCGCGCATGGCGGATCGGCTCCGGCCTGATCCTCGCCGCCAGCCTTGTTGTCAGCCTTGCCGTCTGCGCGCCCGCGCGCGCCGAGGATCTCGCGGCCGCGCTCGCCAAGGCCTATCAGACCAACCCGGCGCTCAACGCCGAACGCGCGCGGCAGCGCGCCACGGACGAGAACGTGCCGCAGGCGCTGGCCGGATATCGCCCGCAGCTGGTCGCGAGCCTGAGCAGCGGCCTGCAGGCCGTGCGCAATCTCCTGCCGGGCAACACCATCCAGACCGCGACCTTGAAGCCTTGGACCATCGGCCTGACGGTGACGCAGACCTTGTTCAACGGCTTCCGCACCGCCAACAGCGTGCGCATGGCCGAGCTGCAGGTGCAGTCCGGCCGCGAGGCGCTGCGCAATGTCGGCCAAGGCATCCTGCTCGACGCCGTCACCGCCTACACCAACGTGCTCGCCAACCAGTCGCTGGTCGAGGCGCAGAAGTCGAACGTCGCCTTCCTGCGCGAGACGCTGGCGGTGACGCAGCGCCGCCTCAATGCCGGCGACGTCACGCCGACAGACGCCTCGCAAGCGGAAGCCCGGCTGTCGCGCGGCCTCTCCGATCTGAACGCGGCCGAGGTGAACCTCGCCATCAGCCAGGCCACCTATGCGCAGGTGATCGGCATGACGCCGGGCCAGCTGCGCGCCGCCGATCCGATCGACCGGTTGCTGCCGCGCTCGCGGGAGGATGCCGTCGCGCTCGCCAACAAAGAGAATCCGGCGGTTGCCGCCGCGAGCTTCGACGTCGACGCCGCCTCGACCTCGATCCACATCGCCGAGGGCGCGCTGCTGCCGAGCGTGACCTTGCAAGGCAGCGTCAGCCGCAGCCGCGATTCGGACCAGACGCTCGGCACCTTCGGCACCGACCAGGCCTCGATCGTCGGCGCCGTGACCGCGCCGATCTATGACGGCGGTACCGCGGCCTCGCAGACCCGGCAGGCCAAGGAGCTCGCCGCGCAAAGCCGGCTGGTGCTCGATCAGGTTCGCAACCAGACGCGCACCGCCGTGGTCAGCGCCTGGGTCGCCAATGAGGGTGCCAAGGTCGCCGTCAGCGCCTCCGAGGCCGAGGTGAAGGCCGCCACCGTCGCGCTGCAGGGCGTCTCGCGCGAGGCGCAGGGCGGCCAGCGCACCACCGTCGACGTACTCAACTCGCAGGCCGATTTGATCCAGGCCAAGGCCCGCCTGATCGGCGCTCAGCGCGACCGCGTCATCGCCTCCTACACGCTGCTCAGCGCGGTGGGCCGCCTCGACGTCAAGAACCTCAATTTGAACACGCCGGACTATCTGCCCGAGGTCCACTATCACCAGGTCCGCGACGCCTGGCACGGCCTGCGCACGCCGTCGGGGCAGTAG
- a CDS encoding enoyl-CoA hydratase → MSVYEHIIVEGKGAVGVITLNRPKMLNALSFGVFREIAAAVDDLEADDAIGCIVITGSEKAFAAGADIKEMQPKTFIDMFSSDFTAIGGDRVARCRKPTIAAVSGYALGGGCELAMMCDFIICSDTAKFGQPEITLGTIPGIGGTQRLTRAIGKAKAMDLCLTGRMMDAAEAERAGLVSRIVPADKLMEETMAAAEKIAAMSRPAAAMAKEAVNRAFETQLSEGMNVERNLFHATFALEDRAEGMAAFIEKRKPVNKNR, encoded by the coding sequence ATGAGCGTTTACGAGCACATCATCGTCGAGGGCAAAGGCGCGGTCGGCGTCATCACCTTGAATCGGCCGAAGATGCTCAACGCATTGTCGTTCGGCGTCTTCCGCGAGATCGCCGCGGCCGTCGACGATCTCGAGGCCGACGACGCCATCGGCTGCATCGTCATCACCGGCAGCGAGAAGGCGTTTGCCGCCGGCGCCGACATCAAGGAGATGCAGCCGAAGACTTTCATCGACATGTTCTCGAGCGACTTCACTGCGATCGGCGGCGACCGCGTCGCGCGCTGTCGCAAGCCGACCATCGCCGCCGTCTCGGGCTATGCGCTCGGCGGCGGCTGCGAGCTCGCGATGATGTGCGACTTCATCATCTGCTCCGACACCGCCAAGTTCGGCCAGCCCGAGATCACGCTCGGCACTATCCCCGGCATCGGCGGCACGCAACGCCTGACGCGCGCGATCGGCAAGGCCAAGGCGATGGACCTCTGCCTCACCGGCCGCATGATGGACGCGGCCGAAGCCGAGCGCGCCGGCCTGGTCAGCCGCATCGTGCCCGCCGACAAGTTGATGGAAGAGACGATGGCCGCGGCCGAGAAGATCGCCGCGATGTCGCGGCCCGCCGCCGCCATGGCCAAGGAGGCCGTCAACCGCGCCTTCGAGACGCAGCTGTCCGAGGGCATGAACGTCGAGCGCAACCTCTTCCACGCCACCTTCGCGCTGGAGGACCGCGCAGAGGGGATGGCCGCCTTCATCGAGAAGCGCAAGCCGGTGAATAAGAACCGCTGA
- a CDS encoding sigma-70 family RNA polymerase sigma factor — translation MRERDDEWTGWMRQAVAGDDQAYHRLLKAITPVLRAASRRGLTRAGQPPDQAEDIVQEILLAIHLKRHTWDVNAPFAPWLFAIARNKLIDMLRRRGRRVFVDIDDFAETLADEPPAPSVSAGEVETQLKTLPQRQRDVLQAIAVEASSIKQTAQKFSMSEGAVRVALHRALASLTAKLRDT, via the coding sequence GTGCGCGAGCGTGACGACGAGTGGACGGGCTGGATGCGCCAGGCCGTCGCCGGAGATGACCAGGCCTACCATCGTCTGCTGAAGGCGATCACGCCGGTGCTGCGCGCAGCATCGCGGCGAGGGCTCACGCGCGCCGGACAGCCGCCGGATCAGGCCGAGGACATCGTGCAGGAAATTCTGTTGGCGATTCATCTCAAGCGGCACACCTGGGACGTCAACGCGCCGTTCGCGCCCTGGCTGTTTGCGATCGCCCGCAACAAGCTGATCGACATGCTGCGCCGACGCGGCCGGCGGGTGTTCGTCGACATCGACGATTTCGCCGAGACGCTGGCCGACGAGCCGCCGGCGCCGAGCGTCTCCGCCGGCGAGGTCGAGACTCAGCTGAAGACGCTGCCGCAGCGCCAGCGCGATGTGCTGCAGGCGATCGCGGTCGAGGCCTCCTCGATCAAGCAGACGGCGCAGAAGTTTTCGATGAGCGAGGGCGCGGTGCGGGTCGCGCTGCACCGGGCGCTCGCGAGCCTCACGGCCAAGCTACGGGATACGTGA
- a CDS encoding NrsF family protein — MDTDQLIRSLAADNAQRAQPVGIVLALALMAATPVSTAMLLVGLGIRPDIWLAVRNPFFDLKFVVTAALAIPALIISLHLSRPEASLHGWSWLLIAPVLVLVGGIAAEMMLPQRAPMMARMVGHNSMLCMSAIPVLSLPVLAAALFGLRHGAPSRPAVAGAVAGLVSAGIAATLYAAHCNDDSPLFVATWYTAAALIVAGLGAAIGARVLRY, encoded by the coding sequence ATGGACACCGATCAGCTCATCCGCTCGCTTGCTGCTGACAATGCGCAACGCGCCCAGCCTGTCGGCATCGTCCTGGCGCTGGCCTTGATGGCGGCCACGCCGGTCTCGACGGCGATGCTGCTGGTCGGCCTCGGCATCCGCCCCGACATCTGGCTCGCCGTGCGCAATCCGTTCTTCGACCTGAAGTTCGTGGTCACCGCGGCGCTGGCGATCCCGGCGCTGATCATCAGCCTGCATCTGTCGCGTCCCGAGGCGTCGCTGCACGGCTGGAGCTGGCTCCTGATCGCGCCGGTCCTCGTCCTTGTCGGCGGCATCGCCGCGGAGATGATGCTGCCGCAGCGGGCGCCGATGATGGCGCGCATGGTCGGGCACAATTCGATGCTGTGCATGAGCGCGATCCCGGTGCTGTCGCTGCCGGTTTTGGCCGCCGCCCTGTTCGGGCTGCGGCACGGCGCGCCGTCGCGCCCGGCGGTCGCAGGCGCCGTCGCCGGACTGGTGTCGGCCGGCATCGCGGCGACGCTCTACGCGGCGCATTGCAATGACGATTCGCCGCTGTTCGTCGCCACCTGGTACACCGCCGCGGCGCTGATCGTGGCCGGCCTCGGCGCCGCCATCGGCGCGCGTGTTCTGCGCTATTGA
- a CDS encoding DUF2336 domain-containing protein has translation MPAKSAPNESLLDELEDTLAHGTVARRVETLRKVTDLFVDGATDFADDQVALFDDVFACLIDHIEISARALLANRLATIDAAPPRTLHRLADDDAIEVAGPVLSKSERLDDAALIRTAETKSQAHLLAISIRRVLSRAVTDILLRRGNDAVVQSTVSNPGAELSERNFESLVDRAALDENLAACLAMRPNLPRHFYLKLVAKASVTVRARLEADNPKLAPEVSSAVRTASRCARSSAVALTSQTEIAHALVRSLHADGRLDPQLVAQFMEQKKFDEANAAVAAMANVPIAVAESIMIESRAEGVMILAKVAGLSWPVVKSMITMRDELTGATPTDLVSAKVTYERLRRSTAQQVLRFHRVQDAAAPAEV, from the coding sequence ATGCCCGCGAAGTCCGCGCCGAACGAGAGCCTGCTGGACGAGCTGGAGGACACGCTCGCGCACGGCACCGTGGCGCGACGGGTCGAGACGCTGCGCAAGGTGACGGACCTGTTCGTCGACGGCGCGACGGATTTTGCCGACGATCAGGTGGCGCTGTTCGATGACGTCTTCGCATGCCTGATCGATCACATCGAGATCTCCGCGCGGGCTCTGCTGGCGAACCGCCTGGCGACAATCGATGCGGCGCCGCCGCGTACGCTGCACCGGCTGGCCGATGACGACGCCATCGAGGTCGCCGGTCCCGTGTTGTCGAAGTCCGAGCGGCTCGATGACGCCGCACTGATCCGGACCGCCGAGACCAAGAGCCAGGCGCATCTGCTCGCGATCTCGATCCGCCGCGTGCTGAGCCGTGCGGTCACCGACATTCTGCTCCGGCGCGGCAACGACGCGGTGGTGCAAAGCACCGTCAGCAATCCCGGCGCCGAACTGTCGGAGCGCAACTTCGAGAGCTTGGTCGATCGCGCCGCGCTCGACGAGAACCTCGCCGCGTGCCTCGCGATGCGGCCCAACCTGCCGCGCCACTTTTATCTGAAGCTCGTCGCCAAGGCGTCCGTCACCGTGCGCGCGCGGCTTGAGGCGGACAATCCGAAGCTGGCGCCGGAGGTCTCCTCGGCGGTGCGGACGGCGAGCCGGTGCGCGCGGTCGAGCGCCGTGGCGCTGACCAGCCAGACCGAGATCGCGCACGCGCTGGTGCGCTCGTTGCATGCCGACGGCCGGCTCGACCCGCAGCTCGTGGCGCAGTTCATGGAGCAGAAGAAGTTCGACGAGGCCAACGCCGCCGTCGCGGCCATGGCCAACGTGCCGATCGCCGTCGCCGAGAGCATCATGATCGAGAGCCGCGCCGAGGGCGTGATGATCCTCGCCAAGGTCGCCGGCCTGTCATGGCCGGTGGTCAAGTCGATGATCACGATGCGTGATGAGCTGACGGGCGCGACGCCGACCGACCTCGTCTCGGCCAAGGTCACCTATGAGCGGCTCCGCCGCTCAACGGCGCAGCAGGTGCTGCGCTTCCACCGCGTGCAGGACGCCGCCGCGCCGGCCGAGGTGTGA
- a CDS encoding GGDEF domain-containing protein, with protein MDTTAPPYRNADVAEVDGSRALPPPDLHVRRAGRRRQMLAMIAGCYLIDAVILFIYAQAGTVPPTIAPSYAAIGVLTVALWTMLSESGFNDRFRDHYLVVPQSIASMMMTVGFCYIAPEVSIVFLCTLYLVVAFGSLRATPRQSAICWTFLALGLAGLFLLTDKPLGMPTGNALERLATLLVFLLTIAGCMFLGIFSSGLRETLYLRGQKLKEAYRRIEELAELDELTGALNRRSIMQVLDEEMARCRQAGRPCSIVLIDLDWFKRINDTHGHPTGDDVLRTFAITMYANIRGSDRFGRYGGEEFLLVLPGAPAEPAARLAERLRRIIAELDWSAFSAGLQVTFSAGVATRRGDETAESLLARADHALYDSKANGRNRVTGT; from the coding sequence ATGGACACTACGGCGCCGCCCTATCGAAATGCCGATGTTGCCGAGGTGGACGGCTCGCGCGCGCTGCCGCCGCCCGATCTGCATGTCCGCCGCGCCGGACGGCGCCGGCAGATGCTGGCGATGATCGCCGGCTGCTACCTGATCGACGCGGTGATCCTGTTCATCTATGCCCAGGCCGGTACCGTACCGCCCACGATCGCGCCCTCTTATGCCGCGATTGGCGTGCTGACCGTCGCTCTGTGGACGATGCTGTCGGAGAGCGGGTTCAACGACCGCTTCCGCGACCACTATCTGGTCGTGCCGCAGTCGATCGCCAGCATGATGATGACGGTCGGTTTCTGCTACATTGCGCCGGAAGTCAGCATCGTCTTCCTGTGCACGCTGTATCTGGTCGTCGCCTTCGGCTCGCTCCGCGCCACGCCACGCCAGAGCGCGATCTGCTGGACCTTCCTGGCGCTCGGCCTCGCCGGCCTATTCCTCCTGACGGACAAGCCACTGGGCATGCCAACCGGCAACGCCCTGGAGCGGCTCGCGACCCTCCTGGTGTTCCTGCTCACCATCGCCGGCTGCATGTTCCTCGGCATCTTCTCCTCGGGCCTGCGCGAGACGCTGTATCTACGCGGTCAGAAGCTGAAGGAGGCCTATCGCCGCATCGAGGAGCTCGCCGAGCTCGACGAGCTGACCGGCGCGCTGAACCGCCGTTCGATCATGCAGGTGCTCGATGAGGAAATGGCGCGCTGCCGCCAGGCCGGCCGGCCCTGCTCGATCGTGCTGATCGACCTCGACTGGTTCAAGCGCATCAACGACACCCATGGCCATCCAACCGGCGACGACGTGCTGCGCACCTTCGCGATCACGATGTACGCCAACATTCGCGGCAGTGACCGTTTTGGACGCTATGGCGGAGAGGAATTCCTGCTGGTGCTCCCGGGCGCGCCGGCGGAGCCCGCCGCACGGCTCGCCGAACGGCTGCGCCGGATTATTGCCGAGCTCGACTGGAGCGCGTTCTCCGCCGGCCTGCAGGTCACGTTCTCGGCGGGCGTCGCGACGCGGCGCGGCGACGAGACCGCCGAGTCCCTGCTCGCCCGCGCGGATCATGCGCTCTACGACTCCAAGGCCAATGGGCGCAATCGCGTCACCGGCACCTGA
- a CDS encoding sigma-70 family RNA polymerase sigma factor, which translates to MSVTAAASDETLIARIAQGDRLAMQVLYGRHHVRVYRFGLRLVRDEQVAEDLISEVFLDVWRQAGKFEGRSAVSTWLLAITRFKALSALRRRKDVELEDDAANAIEDTSDDPEVAAQKKNTGEALRKCLTALSPDHREIVDLVYYHEKSVEEVAEIVGIPENTVKTRLFYARKKLAELLKAAGIERGWP; encoded by the coding sequence TTGAGCGTGACAGCAGCGGCGTCAGATGAAACCCTGATTGCCCGGATCGCTCAAGGCGACCGGCTCGCCATGCAGGTGCTGTATGGACGGCACCATGTCAGGGTGTACCGTTTCGGGCTGCGGCTCGTACGGGACGAACAGGTCGCGGAAGATCTCATCAGCGAGGTCTTTCTCGACGTGTGGCGTCAGGCCGGCAAGTTTGAGGGCCGCTCTGCCGTCTCAACCTGGCTCCTGGCCATTACGCGGTTCAAGGCCCTTTCGGCACTTCGGCGCCGCAAGGACGTTGAACTGGAGGACGACGCCGCGAACGCGATCGAGGACACGTCCGACGATCCGGAAGTGGCGGCGCAGAAGAAGAATACCGGAGAAGCCTTGCGCAAGTGCCTGACTGCGCTTTCGCCTGATCACCGGGAGATCGTCGATCTCGTCTACTACCATGAGAAGTCCGTGGAGGAGGTGGCCGAGATCGTCGGAATTCCGGAAAACACCGTCAAGACGCGCCTGTTCTATGCGCGCAAGAAATTGGCCGAACTCCTGAAGGCGGCCGGCATTGAAAGAGGCTGGCCATGA
- a CDS encoding TIGR03809 family protein: MTHRLDVACSRELAARWRALAERRLDHLTELFDSGRWRRYYTEQSFLDDLRHAKAAVETWTSLAAAKVELAKVDPIKVDPVMVDPVKLEPIKIVPASVVSAKTAVAAPIMVAAPPVEPERLPEPIRLYALDERSFEHRPIELPRSLDTILARSEIIVEPEIALAEPDMEPDVVIEPNDVVETDYAFEYDEVAEHDVAPELTDAPLHIDMSALEQALSIGIEGDVEYDEPVVDLDAIERRYPALAVAY; encoded by the coding sequence ATGACACATCGACTGGACGTGGCTTGCAGCCGCGAACTGGCTGCGCGTTGGCGCGCGCTCGCCGAACGGCGCCTCGATCACCTCACCGAGCTGTTCGATAGCGGCCGCTGGCGGCGTTATTACACCGAGCAATCCTTCCTCGACGACCTTCGTCACGCCAAGGCCGCGGTTGAGACCTGGACATCGCTGGCTGCCGCCAAGGTTGAGCTCGCCAAGGTCGATCCTATCAAGGTCGACCCGGTCATGGTCGACCCTGTCAAGCTCGAGCCCATCAAGATCGTGCCGGCCAGCGTTGTGTCGGCCAAGACAGCGGTCGCGGCTCCGATAATGGTCGCGGCTCCGCCAGTGGAGCCGGAGAGACTTCCCGAGCCGATCAGGCTCTACGCCCTCGATGAGCGCAGCTTCGAGCACCGGCCGATCGAGCTGCCGCGCTCGCTCGATACCATCCTTGCGAGATCCGAAATCATCGTCGAGCCCGAGATCGCGCTGGCCGAGCCGGACATGGAGCCCGACGTCGTCATCGAGCCCAACGATGTCGTCGAGACCGACTACGCCTTCGAGTACGACGAGGTCGCTGAGCACGACGTCGCGCCGGAGCTGACAGACGCTCCCTTGCACATCGACATGTCGGCGCTCGAGCAGGCCTTGAGCATCGGCATCGAAGGCGACGTGGAGTATGACGAGCCGGTGGTCGACCTCGACGCCATCGAGCGCCGCTATCCGGCGCTGGCTGTCGCTTATTAG
- a CDS encoding TIGR03808 family TAT-translocated repetitive protein gives MDVNRRRILAGSAAGAAGALALPTVAAEGAPLISTLGRDATQYGVKPNSPDDQTRALQRAIDEATRAQAPLALPPGVYRSSMLRLSKGSKLIGVRGATRLVFTGGAPSLLSAEGADGADVTAVSLDGGGIALPQRRGLLHVAAGNDVRIIDCEITRSGGSGIWLEQVSGDVSGNVIIDIAVTAIVSFDALGLIVSRNTIKGTRDNGIEILRTAIGDDGTMVLDNHIEDIKAGPGGSGQYGNAINAFRAGNVIVRGNRIRNCDYSAVRGNSASNIQIVGNSVTDVREVALYSEFAFEGAVISGNTVDGAAFGVSVCNFNEGGRIAVVQGNIIRNLIPKRPIGTAPDDDAGIGIYVEADSSVTGNVVENAPSYGIVAGWGRYLRDVVISGNVVRNALAGIGVSVVQGAGTALVSNNLISGTPRGAVIGLDHIKPVTSDLTQDGAQRFAQLTMAGNAVRR, from the coding sequence ATGGACGTCAATCGCCGCCGCATTCTCGCTGGATCGGCTGCCGGGGCCGCCGGAGCCCTTGCTTTGCCGACTGTTGCCGCAGAGGGCGCTCCCTTGATCTCCACGCTCGGCCGCGACGCCACGCAGTACGGCGTCAAGCCGAACAGCCCCGACGATCAGACCCGCGCCCTGCAGCGGGCGATCGATGAGGCAACGCGGGCGCAGGCGCCGCTGGCGCTGCCGCCCGGCGTTTACCGGAGCTCCATGCTGCGGCTGTCCAAAGGCAGCAAGCTGATCGGCGTCCGCGGCGCCACCAGGCTCGTGTTCACCGGCGGCGCGCCCTCGCTGCTCTCGGCCGAAGGCGCCGACGGTGCTGATGTCACCGCCGTCTCGCTCGATGGCGGCGGCATCGCCCTGCCCCAGCGCCGCGGACTGCTGCACGTGGCCGCCGGCAACGATGTCAGGATCATCGATTGCGAGATCACCCGCTCCGGCGGCAGCGGCATCTGGCTCGAGCAGGTGTCCGGCGACGTCAGCGGCAACGTCATCATCGACATCGCGGTCACTGCCATCGTGTCGTTCGACGCGCTCGGCCTGATCGTGTCGCGCAACACCATCAAGGGCACGCGCGACAACGGCATCGAGATCCTGCGGACCGCGATCGGCGACGACGGCACCATGGTGCTCGACAATCACATCGAGGACATCAAGGCCGGCCCCGGCGGCTCCGGCCAGTACGGCAATGCCATCAACGCCTTCCGCGCCGGCAATGTCATCGTGAGAGGCAATCGCATCAGGAACTGCGACTACTCGGCCGTTCGCGGCAACTCGGCCTCAAACATCCAGATCGTCGGCAACAGCGTCACCGATGTGCGCGAGGTCGCGCTGTATTCGGAGTTTGCGTTCGAAGGCGCCGTCATCAGCGGCAACACGGTCGACGGCGCCGCGTTCGGCGTCTCCGTCTGCAACTTCAACGAAGGCGGTCGCATTGCCGTGGTCCAGGGCAACATCATCCGCAACCTGATCCCCAAGCGGCCGATCGGTACCGCGCCGGACGACGATGCCGGCATCGGCATCTATGTCGAGGCGGATTCCTCCGTGACGGGCAACGTGGTGGAGAACGCCCCGTCCTATGGCATCGTCGCCGGCTGGGGCCGCTACCTCCGCGACGTCGTCATCTCCGGCAACGTGGTACGCAACGCGCTCGCCGGCATCGGCGTGTCCGTGGTTCAGGGTGCGGGCACTGCGCTCGTCAGCAACAACTTGATCTCCGGCACCCCGCGCGGCGCGGTGATCGGGCTCGATCACATCAAGCCGGTGACGTCAGACCTCACGCAGGACGGTGCGCAACGCTTTGCGCAGCTGACCATGGCCGGCAACGCCGTCAGGCGATGA
- a CDS encoding GlsB/YeaQ/YmgE family stress response membrane protein — protein MHLSNESLLVILFVGIVAGWLAGRVMEGGGFGLIGDLIVGLLGAFVGNWLLPRLGIHLGVGLVAAIINAFIGAVVLLLILRLIGGGFGRRRRWSA, from the coding sequence ATGCATTTATCCAATGAGAGCCTGCTGGTGATTCTGTTCGTGGGCATTGTCGCCGGCTGGCTGGCGGGCCGCGTCATGGAAGGTGGCGGCTTCGGGCTCATCGGCGATCTGATCGTCGGCCTGCTCGGCGCGTTCGTCGGCAACTGGCTGCTGCCACGGCTCGGCATTCACCTGGGTGTCGGGCTGGTCGCCGCGATCATCAACGCCTTCATCGGCGCGGTGGTCCTGTTGCTGATCCTGCGCCTGATCGGCGGCGGATTTGGCCGCCGACGCCGCTGGAGCGCTTGA
- a CDS encoding pyroglutamyl-peptidase I, translating into MSGRVRILITGFGPFPGAPINPTMPLVKRLAELRRPALDDADVSSHIFHVTYATVDRELPALIAERRPHALLMFGLAGRTSYLRIETRARNAITTTFPDADRRVASKGVIVPGAHPLVFGPHMARLLRAARATGIDARPSRDAGSYLCNYLSWRAIEATRDANGPRLAAFIHIPPLPRAGTVLPHGSSRMTLDALVDAGEAMLIELIRLARQETSRTSRDRSS; encoded by the coding sequence TTGAGCGGGCGCGTCCGCATTCTGATCACCGGCTTCGGCCCGTTCCCCGGCGCACCAATCAACCCGACCATGCCGCTGGTAAAGCGTCTGGCCGAGCTGCGGCGGCCCGCGCTCGACGATGCCGACGTCAGCAGCCACATCTTCCATGTCACCTACGCGACCGTCGATCGCGAGCTGCCTGCGCTGATCGCCGAGCGCCGCCCGCATGCGCTGCTGATGTTCGGACTCGCCGGACGAACCTCCTATCTCCGCATCGAGACCCGCGCCCGCAACGCTATTACCACCACCTTCCCCGATGCCGACCGTCGCGTCGCCAGCAAGGGTGTCATCGTGCCGGGCGCTCATCCCCTGGTCTTCGGCCCGCACATGGCGCGGCTGCTGCGCGCAGCGCGCGCCACCGGCATCGACGCGAGGCCGTCCCGCGACGCAGGCAGCTATCTCTGCAACTATCTAAGCTGGCGAGCCATCGAGGCGACGCGGGACGCGAACGGCCCGCGGCTCGCCGCCTTCATCCACATCCCTCCACTCCCCCGGGCGGGGACCGTGCTGCCGCACGGCAGTTCGCGCATGACACTGGACGCGCTGGTGGACGCCGGCGAGGCGATGCTGATCGAGCTGATAAGGCTGGCGCGACAGGAAACCAGTCGCACCAGCCGAGATCGATCGAGCTGA
- the meaB gene encoding methylmalonyl Co-A mutase-associated GTPase MeaB — MSSPAPSVNVTSLTDDIRAGSRAALARAITLVESRRADHQAAARELVQALLPRTGNAIRVGITGSPGVGKSTTIDALGMYLIEQGQKVAVLAVDPSSARTGGSILGDKTRMARLSHHEHAFIRPSPSSGTLGGVAAKTREAMLLCEAAGFDVVLVETVGIGQSETAVCDMTDFFLALMLPGGGDELQGIKKGLVELADMIAINKADGDNVKRANITAADYRGALHLLSPRSEHWHPPVVTYSAMAGTGIAELWQKVLDHRKAMIASGEFAARRRHQQVKWMWTMLEQRLMARLRTDPSIRSKVKKLETDVAEGRVAPALAAEQLAEMLN, encoded by the coding sequence ATGTCCTCCCCCGCACCTTCGGTGAACGTCACCTCATTGACCGACGACATCCGCGCCGGCAGCCGCGCCGCGCTGGCGCGCGCGATCACCCTGGTCGAGAGCCGCCGCGCAGATCACCAGGCGGCCGCGCGCGAGCTGGTGCAGGCGCTGCTGCCGCGGACCGGCAACGCGATCCGCGTCGGCATCACCGGCTCGCCCGGCGTCGGCAAGTCGACCACGATCGACGCGCTCGGCATGTATCTGATCGAGCAGGGCCAGAAGGTCGCCGTGCTCGCGGTCGATCCGTCCTCGGCGCGCACAGGCGGTTCCATCCTCGGCGACAAGACGCGGATGGCGCGGCTGTCGCATCACGAGCACGCCTTCATCCGCCCCTCGCCGTCCTCCGGCACGCTCGGCGGCGTCGCCGCCAAGACCCGCGAGGCGATGCTGTTGTGCGAGGCCGCGGGCTTCGACGTCGTGCTGGTCGAGACCGTCGGCATCGGCCAGTCCGAGACCGCGGTCTGCGACATGACCGACTTCTTCCTCGCCTTGATGCTGCCGGGCGGGGGCGACGAGCTGCAGGGCATCAAGAAGGGCCTGGTCGAGCTCGCCGACATGATCGCGATCAACAAGGCCGACGGCGACAACGTCAAGCGCGCCAACATCACCGCTGCCGACTATCGCGGCGCGCTGCATCTGCTCTCGCCACGCTCCGAGCACTGGCATCCGCCGGTCGTGACCTATTCGGCGATGGCGGGGACGGGCATTGCCGAGCTGTGGCAGAAGGTGCTCGACCATCGCAAGGCGATGATCGCCTCCGGCGAATTCGCGGCGCGCCGCCGCCACCAGCAGGTAAAGTGGATGTGGACGATGCTGGAGCAACGCCTGATGGCGCGGCTGCGTACCGATCCCTCCATTCGCAGCAAGGTGAAGAAGCTCGAAACCGACGTCGCCGAAGGGCGCGTCGCGCCGGCGCTGGCCGCCGAGCAGCTTGCGGAGATGCTGAATTGA